The Brassica napus cultivar Da-Ae chromosome C7, Da-Ae, whole genome shotgun sequence genomic interval AGTCTTAGAAATACCAGGACTGGCTCTGCCCacttgtgattctagtgtatatGTACGTAACTAGTTCACGGTATATGGCACTTAGAATCAGCTGGTACATATTGATTTTATAAGCACTACTTCACGATGCTACGAGTTATGATGATGACTCATACACATTGTATAGAATAGTACATGAAGGCTATAAATGGAAATGAAAAATAACTTTCGTTTGATAAATTCttgtttttaattgaaataAGTAACTGGACTagatatacataatttttttttgtcaacagatacataattattaatagaaaaaacacaaccaaatgaTCTACAAAACATTAATAACATAAATGAAGGGTCGAAGACACGTCATCCTACAAAGATTTGCAGTCAAATAGAATACCCGTGAGTCTTCACGCCTAAATTATTCACAACTTCACACTAATCTAACTGTATATGTGTACATTCTCTTGTTTTCAACTTTGTTTAATCGTTCTTATACTTTAATAATTGAGACATTAGAcccaataattaataaatatttctctTAGACGTCACACGTTAGcaacaaaatttcaaacttcTTTAGATGGGTCGTACACCTCATTCACCATAATTTCTATTagtttattttagtaaaatatatacttttcgtttgttttataaattactgCATTTAGTTATGTTGTGGTCCTTCTCCTTCATGTGGgggaaaatgatcaaaacatCTTCTTATTTAAATGTATGAGGTGTCGACCAACTCTTCAATCTTATGATGTCACAAAAATGATTTGAGGCTTCTTAATCTATAACTATAACATTCATAATTTTGTGGTGTATGCTGTTCTTGATTATACCAATACCGCTAGCTCTAAATATTTCCCGGCATTTTACGTATTTTTGCTCGATGATTTAGCATTTaaacataaatgaaaattttacttGTTAATATAAACTCAAAGAATactgataatattttttcttcaaaagctTATACGTCTTAATCTTGAAAGGTTGTATTTCGTTTATCAAATTCctagttaatatatatttacaatggtaaaaataatattgaataTAGTTGAActgaaaccataaaacaaacATCTAGAGAGTGTTGAAACATGAAAAACAACTAACctatatataatctattaaaacagaagtacatttaatatttaacccttatattttcataatatttacaaGGGGATGCCACTGATTTGAATGATTATTTGTTTCCTATATTAAAGGTGTTTGGTTAATTTAAATACAATCCATTACGAGACTCTAATAGCTAAGATACATGTTGGATTTGTTTCAATtagtaattaattttatttttcaaatataaaccCCCAATATGGCTAACGTTACCAATATTGAAAATCAATTTATTagtaattatttgaaaataaatgaacATTAATTATCTTACCAAAAGATTCCTAAAAAGTCGACAATCACTtattaaagtaaaatatttttcttcgaaaataatgtaatattctttttttcaaataaatcaTACCAAATACTATAAATTACTTTACtggtaattattttaaaatataatgtaacATTGACAATCACTTATAGTATTTGGTAGGATTTATTTAAGAACAGAATGTTACATTATACTTATTCTCCAGGATTGATAATCTTTTcaaatatgatataaattaacattaaaacaaaaaaatatcaaaaacttaTTGTGTCACTATCATTTCTATTtcctaaaaaaaatacatatattaatctattaaaatagaagtacattTAATACTTAACCCTTatcttttcataatatttacaaGGGGATGCCACTGATTTGAATGATTATTTGTTTTCTACATTAAATGTGTTTGGTTAATTTAAATACAATCCATTACGAGACTCTAATAGCTAACACACGTGTTGGATTTGTTTCAAttagtaattaattttttttttcaaatataaaccCCCAATATGGCTAACATTACCAATATTGAAAATCAATTTATTAGTAACTAGggccggcccgccctacggacgggaagttataataaaagtgattttataataatttatgaagtaatttaaaattatgatagattaaaaaatattataaacgaAAAAATAATGAAAGACTTATGAgatcattataattattttttttgttttgaattataatgACAGTAAATTTCACTATTCTCTGATaaataacattatatttttaatatttattttaattcaaatgttttgttttataatattcttaattaaattaacttatttaaggttttttttttgcgaatATGACTTTGAAGTCATTCCTAAAGTAAttcatgcttttttttttgtgatgtaATTGTATATTCCATTTGTATgtgtgttttgtaaaattttgttaagataagtatataataatgtttatgGTTTTGAGAATTTTAGGGTGTTGAAggattatttatgttaagattaGTTATATTTGAGttaaaatgttttaatgagAGGGTTCATTGAATGATTTAATGTGATAGTCAATGAGGATGCATGAATCCAACCGACTTTCATAACAGTTCCAAAATTCAACCAAGGGTAGAAGAAGTGGAATCGAACAGCCAAATACGACGCCTTCCAACTGACCTTGATCGGAGCCTTCCAACTGCCCTTGATCGGAATTCAGCGTGGTCGGTGCAGCAAATCTTCATTGGCCGTAGATTTGAACCGGAGTTGTTAAAACACAGCAGATCTGTCTTTCGTTCGTCGACATTATTTTTGGAGAAGAAGTCATCTCATGTAGGACCCCCTCATGTGTTACCCTAGAGCCCAGAAACCCAATTATGTTAAGCCTAAAACACTGatctgaaatatttattaacaaaaagagaaaagcCCATTAATAATTGTGATTAAGTGAAACGGTGAGTATCATCCAACCCGGACACGTGTCGGCCTGTCAGGAACCGACTTTATGACGTGGCGCAACAGGAGTGAGgcgaacatatttttatatatatagattatttgaaaataaatgaacATTAATCATCTTACCAAAAGATTCCTAAAAAGTCCACAATCACTtattaaagtaaaatatttttcttcgaaaataatgtaatattcttttttcaaataaatCATACCAAATACTATAAATTACTTTATtggtaattattttaaaatataatgtaacATTGACAATCACTTATAGTATTTGGTAGgatttatttaaaaacagaaTTTTACATTATACTTATTCTCCAGGATTGGTAATCTTTTcaaatatgatataaattaacattgaaacaaaaaaatattaaatacttaTTGTATCACTATCATTTCTCTTTCctaaaaaaatacattcaaTACAAAACAAAGTTAATaatgatataataaaaaacaaaacaacattcAAAGCTATATGAGACAATAATTATTGTTTAAGATAATACTAAATTAGTTTGATCAAATCTGCTATAAAATTAGTATGTTCAGATCCATATTAAACAAATACTTAATAttggtaatttaaaaaaaaaacatatattaaatcatattaaaaaataaacaatataaaaactaaatagaACACCCGTgcgatcaaaatctagtataagattatgtttgataataaataatatttctgaTAGACAAAAAACATGCAAAGTATCAACGCCAACTTTGCTACGTTTaacttaatatattaaaatgagaTATATGTATAATCCAAAACATAGGTACTTATATTACGTTTAACACAATATTAGCATATCCATAACATGTTATCTATAGtagactatttttttttaatgaaatttcaaatttattgatcaatcAAAAATAAGCATTTACAAAGAATATCCATAACATATTATCTATAGTagactatgttttattttaataactactgttttacaaacaaaaaattctgaaaataaaagaaaataacaataaacCGAACCTAAATTCGATTTAAACACACTGATAAATTTTAATCATGAAATGAaattttctactttatttaatattaaaacatcaaataacaTTTTATCATCGATGCATAGCACAAAAAAACCATATATAGATTAAGGGTCTGATACGCAGCGGTTGAGGTTGTGgatgcgggagtttgcggaagCAGATAGTTGCGTTTTCAAGTGTTATTAAGTATTTTTATGACTGACAAAACATTTAGAAATTATTGCGTCTGTGGATCATTTTTGATTGGTTTACCCacaaatgcaaaaattaattaataaaaaaatatttaatggacaaaaaaaataattacaaaatgattattattattattattttattttttgacagcaagaaatttacagactcatgattattttaaaacccaataataaattataaatataaaaattctatttataaatcatattattataataaatataaaactatatttataaaatcatagtattaaacttatatatatattagtatttatatcatctcaatttttaaaacttatttaaaattatttatttatatttatataacttttaccaaaaaaatgaaaaattattctCCCGCAATcatccgcaaccgcaaacggtAGCTGAAaccaatttttaattttcagagGTTAGGAACGGAGTAAAGCGGTTTGTAGCGTTGTTTTGTAATTGTTGTAAAAACTCTAACAACCACTACTAACCGCAAAAACTGCATTTACGGATGGTAGCAGAAAAAGCAATcataccctaaattccaagatCAAAAACTAGCTAGGCTAGTCCAGGTCCGGGCTTTAATAAAGGTTCGGTGATGCAGAATTAGTTCAGCACGACATCACTAAGTTAAAAAGGTTTGATATATAGctaacatacaaaaaaaaaggtttgataaaaaaagaaaatacatcACGGTagttttttcacaaaaaaaaaacataccgaTTGAAGTTGAAGCGCCTAAAAGATTATTTTCTCAACCAAATCTTTATCATATaccattaaaagaaaaaaaataaatataaaagaacaAGTTGCTATTGGTAGccgaataaattattttctctttGAAAATTGATAGTGTTATTAGTAGTAATAAGCAAtctaagtaaaaaaaattatatatatatatatatatatatatatatatgatgggGTCCATAACTATGTACCAATACATGATAATTTTCTAGAAGCTTTTTAATCTTAAAAcgaattttaattatttcttttaacTATATATAGAAGTATTTGTTTTCAAGAGATATAGTTCAAAAACTTTTTCGAGTTGGATCATGTCCTAGACATCTTTGCTTTTTGACACTTGATACGCTAGATCTTCTAGATTTACACCGGTTTATCCATTTTTTCCATTCGAAACATATATATGCACGTAAATTGGAGTGATTAATTATTATTGTCCATACTTGTTGCCTTTTTTTGTGTCCATACGTGTACAGTCCTTGTCAGAATAgctttataaatattgttttatagcAAAAATGAtcctagtttctttttttttttcgaccAAATGATCCTAGTTTCTTACGTCATCAAAGATTTGTCTTTGATGCTTATCGAACACCATCGGCCTAAATTCTACTTTGAAAAACGAAAGCTgcatgaaaaaatgaaaattattctAATCATAATTTATCAAATGAAATCTAAAACCACAACTAAGAtcatacaataattaaaatctaGAATTCTGataatttaactttttatgAAACCATCTTTAAGTTTGCGATCAAGGATTCAAGGGAAGTTGCAatcttcaaaaaatatatataaaaattaagtgTTATATTGGTTTAACCAATTCAAGAAAACCCTAGCATTACCATAAATGTTGATATGTATGGCCGAAAGGCCACATGGATACAAGGTGAGTCATCGATACTTTATTGTCTGAAGGGAATTTTCTGATTTTCCTATTGCCCGAATTAGTATACACTTCATTATGCCCATTATTTCGAgcatattttctaatttattaataaactaatCAAGAATTACTCTTAAAGCATgtcttttcattattttatctAGCAGGTGTTGAGGTTTTACTGGCTCAGAAGTTATTTTCCAGAAATAAAGACAACCCACTAgtattttctaatatatatttccCCAAGAACTGAATCCTGAAGAAAGTTATGCTTCTATGATGATGTCTTTTAAGTGTCCAAAGACAAAACATTGTTGTTCAAGAATACTTTTTTTTAGCGAGAGCATTCCGTTAACttaactttttcaaaaaaaaagaatactttTTTAGTGATGacgaataaatatatatatagtacggATCTATGTATGGATTTGGTAATAGGGTACTTGTAAAATCTTAATTGGGTAAGAAAAATAGTGAGCTGGTTCTCATTATGTGTCAACACTTGTTCGAAGAATAGAGGTTTACAAAGATTGTTTTCGTGATTGAGGAACTCaagttaaaatttatataattaagaaggCTAATGATAGACCATACATTCACATATGCTACATGATTAACTATAGGGTCTTAAACTaaagtaaatgaaaataaaatatatagaataaacTCCCATAAAATGTAAGAAGTGACTGTTCTTAagcgcatatatatatatacacacatgtTCAACCACAACCATCAACATAGTATAGCAGATTAAGCGCCCTCTTACGTGCACAAATATACACATAAGTTGTAGTATTGGTTGTGTGTGAAAGAGTCTGAGAATTCAAGAGATATGCTTGACTGGGGAGTTGATCAAGTCCATCACCGAAACCATGATCTTTatcaacaacaacagcaacaacaagGATGTAGAAAGGGACCATGGACACCTGAAGAAGACAAACTTCTTGTTGAGTATGTTACTTCGAATGGGGAAGGAAGATGGAGCTCGGTTGCTAAGTGTGCAGGTAAACTATTTTGATTTTACCAtggttacatatatatttgctttTTTATGTACATGTTACTCATATAATCTTCATTGTTGCTATATCAAAAGCTCTTATGACCATAAATAAAAGACAAGTGGGAGATCATATTAATGGGGTATAGTTGACTTAATGAAGCTCTTGATAATATATGCTTGATGTTTCTTTTGTCGTTTTTAATGTATAAGCAGTCTCATACTTTTCATGGTTAGCAATAAGACAATGTCATGGTGGAATAAGCTTTTAGGGTTTATTTTTCTCGAAATCAAAAGATGATCTTATGATTCCTTGTTTTATGGAGTTGACTTCGATTAGTTTGGGAACATTTTAGATATAGCACTTTTTTTATTCGAACATGTTGGTCGAGATGCTGTTAAAATATGAAACATTCATATACTATATCTATAATATAGATAAAGATCATCAAGTTGTATTAAATTGGACATATTCATGTTTTGTCAAACGCATTCTTAGTGCTCTTTTTAATACTTTTGTTTGTCATGGAATTGTAAATTAGGGTTGAATAGAAGTGGCAAAAGCTGTAGACTAAGGTGGGTGAACTACTTAAGGCCAGGGCTTAAGAGAGGACAAATCACTCCTCAAGAAGAAGGAATCATCCTAGAACTTCATTCCTTTGGGGTAACAAGTAAGCTCCTTTCTTCTTTGAAAATGCTAATTAAATCGAGATGCTAAAGGCAAACTTTTATAGCTAGTAGTACATACTAGTTATCTAACAACATGAGTGATATAGAATACTATGATTTATTTTACTGTAGTATGCATGATTCATTAATGCGTTGTTTGATCCCCTTTATTATCGTACATTTGTAGTTGTATTAGTATATTTATACATACACTCACTTCTGTACGGATGCAAACACTTCATGGGCATGCATTTACAAATAGTTTtcgaaaaattatatataggtGGTCAACAATCGCAAGATATTTACCAGGACGAACAGATAATGAAATCAAGAACTATTGGAGAACCCATtacaagaagaaagaaaaatctTTTTCGAAGCAAGAAAAAGTCAAAAGATCCCGGAAACAGCTAGATCTGAAACCCAAACCACAACAGCAACCTCATCAGCAGAATCAATCGTCTCACTTTGTGTCTGAAGACCACATGAATCTCGACAACGAGCAAAACACTTTCTCTTACCAGACTGGTGTCTTCAGTGACCAATTTCATATGCCTCAAGTTGTTGCAGCAACCTCAAGCGACCACTCCATGATGGATGAAGGTAACTTGTGGGGCAGCTTGTGGAGTCTAGACGACCATGATCCACACCATTTTGGTGGTTTCTCGGAACAGAGAACAGCTGCTAACGTTTCTGAGAAGTTTAACGGCTGCGGAATTGATGCTCCGTTCTGTGGATCATGGGATTATAGTTATAATGGATTTAACACTGGAGgctataattattaattagtatgtaCGGAGATATGAAGAAAGCTGCGTCTTCGCACGGTTTActagaagaaagaaagatctcGATTTGTATTTACTAACCTTCGTAGTGCCTTACTAAATTGACCGGACTAGTGAGGCTAATAAAATtgtttgaaataattatatgtCTCCacaaatctacttttttttcttttgtaaaagcTTTATGAAATCAAGTCTCCTGATTTATCGTTTCAAACTATTTAGTATTGACTCTGGTTTCTCTTTTAGCGAGTAAGCTTCCGGCGTCTAGCTTActtaagggggggggggggggggggggggggggggggggcgagTATTGAGAGCGGTGACAGGTCAAGTGGAACTCGGTTAATTAGGATTCAGTTTCTCTTAGATATAAAGACAGTGAGTCTATCAAAACTATACTAGAGATACGGTTCGGTTTTCATATAAATGTTTTGAGAGTATTGAGAGCGGTGACAGGTCAACTGGAACATTTCGAGGCTCTATGGAACTAAAATAAGTCAGTaactttgattttcaaataaatttaggTATTAGTTAGTTTTTTCGGTTATCTATTAATTAGGATTCAGTTTCTCTTAGATATAAAGACAATGAGTATGAAAACTATACTAAAAATACGGTTcggttttcatataaattttttgaGAGTATTGAGAGCGGTGACAGGTCAACTGGAACATTTCGAGGTTCTATGGAACTGAAATAAGTCAATAActttaatttcaaataaatttaggTATTAATCAGTTTTTCGGTTATCTATTAATTAGGATTCAGTTTCTCTCAGATATAAAGACAGTGAGTCTATCAAAACTATACTAAAGATACGGTTCGGTTTTCATATAAATGTAAATGTTTTCAGTAAGGTTAAATTAATGAATCAATGAAACAACAGATGAAATCAATTTTATACAATAAAGTTGGCTTGACTCTCTCTTCGTACGTCCACGTCAGCATGGAAGGAGGGCTTTTGCCGACAGATGTcactttttttaatattttccgCGAAGCTTTTATGGTTTGTTTCCGTGGGCTATTCTGTCAACATTTGAAGTTAGCCCATCTTCTTTTAGGGTTTGGCCCATCTTCttttgaaatctattttttgccATCTGGTTCTCTTTCTCCTCCTTCGCTCTGCGTTTTCTAAAATCTCAGAAACCAGCTTCAGCTACGTAACGTCCTCCTTTTTCTCCTTGAATCGGATTCCCCTTTAATCTCATCATTTACGTCTCACCCACTACTCATCCCGAATTAAACATCATCATTATTATCAAACGTAACTGATTCAAGCTCTTCCCTATAAATTGGTTCTTATCTAATTGATCAAGAGAAGGGATCTCTACGCACAGTTCAACGAAATCTCAAAGTAAAAAACTTCATCAAGCTTTGATTCCACCAATGGCCGCTTCCGCTACTTGCTAACTTGAGAGTCGGCTGTTCCAACACCGCTGAGACGACATGCTTTTTTTGGATGAGCAGGTAAATCTtcatttatctatatttttacaCAAATTAAGAGTCAAGAGTTACTATCTATCTCCTATTTTCATCTGCAAGTTTCATTATACTTCGTCCTTACAAACAGAGATTGCAGTGCAGTAACAGTGTCCTCTCCGATCTGAAGTCCGGTCGTGCTTCTCATGACTTTTGACAATTTCTTCTAGGAAAGTCCAAGAAAGACAAAACAACGACTATAAACCTTATATGGGTATTTCTCATTATTatagatttcttcttcttttcagtTTCTCAAGATTTTGTATTTTTGCGTAGATGTTAGTGAGAAGAGTTCTAACTACTGTATGTTAAGATAAGCACAAGAAATGGAGGACTCCAGAAATGTCTGAAACCAGTATGTTTCTTACGGGTTTTGATTTTTGTAAGCTTTCATCTTTTAATATAGTGGATCATATCTTTTGTTTTGGCGTGACACTTTGATAGGACAAAGACGAAAATGATATTATAGAGACGGAATGAGATTCGTTACATTgagaataaataatattaacattgCTCAAACTCTAAGTTGAGAGTTTCATACAGACCAGACCCTAAGTTGGTATGTTACTTTGCTTAAGTTTTATGAAGAATTTGATATGCTTATCAAGTCTAAGTTGTTCACCAGTTATGCTTTTGATGTAGGTTTCTCACTTGCTACAATCAGGAAAAATGTAGCTCAAGGAATTCATACCCAATTCAAACAACGCTTGATCATGTGAGAATAACTAGAACCTTTCATGTTTATGTGTTTAATGTTTACTATCTACTGAAATGTTTATACACTCACATAATCCCATGAATATAAAATTTCACATAAGGCAGATACACAAGACCATATTTGGCAGGAGGAGATCAAGGAGTTGtgtttttggtcattttatgtAAATCACATATTTGCAACACACCAAGAGCTATAGGTCACAACTATACACTACAAAATCACTGAGGTATATGGTCATCAAAACTAACCTTTTATGTAATTTGAATTCTGGATTagagattttatttaaattaaagcTTCTTTCGATTCATATGCATTACCTTAGAagatgttcatttttttttgttgcagctaATCCATCCTAAGTCTGATATTATGCTCTATTCCACGtaagaataagaaatataaaatgttgTAGATAATATGTtacataatatgttttttttttccttttctccagatTCCACCTTTCACCTTTTCTTGCTATAAGCTTTAATCAAGCTGGTTTGTAATGGCTCTTTTAGTCACTTTGCAAGCAAAAATCTGGTACAGGTTCTGCGACACTATACGTTGAGAGAAAATAGAAGAAATATGTAGACTTGTGTAAGACACTGAGAGCTGTtgagttatatattaaaaaaaatattatctgtaTCCGCCTCCTGTCCCCTTACGGCCCCGCCATTAATATCTGCTCCTTTTTTGTATGAACAGAGAAATGGAGGTTAACATGTGAGTGGAGATCAGAAAGGAGACAGCTTCTCAAAGGTTGTTGAGCTCTTGCCTGATATCAACACTCTAATGATTTATCAGATTGACATTTCTGCTCCTGCATAGTACCTGCAGCATTTGAGATGATCACAATCGTGATTTATCAAGACATTACAGGCCCCACGCAGGTGAAGAAGCTCCGATAGGTTCTTCAGCAGAACACAAGTCTTAGAGAAGTCAGGCGCTAAATAACTGGGCTAAAGACAAAGCAATTGTGTATGTTTCAACTGAACTTTTCAAGAACAAGAGCTTGCCGAGTTTGTATGTTGATGGAAGCCGGTTCCGGAGCGGTGGCGTAGAGGGTTTCCTTTGCCCGATTTGAAACCCGCCAGAGTCAAAACAAAAAGTTGCTCCGAGACATCATCATAGTGAGGGAGCAAATGTACAGAGCAAATTTAAGGAATAACAAGCCAGAAGTAGTTGTCACAACAATGACCTTGAGAACTATTGCAGGACGTGCTACTAGAAGCATATGCGGAAGTTCTGGGCTTCAATCTGAACACAACATTGCTACCATTTCCCTGCAACATCTCACATACCTATTTCAACACTTTTGCTTTTACTAatttcaaataaactaattttcgTCAGCTTTGTATCCTAAGGAATAGTGTTAGTTAACTATGTACCAAATTACAGACTGAAATTGTGAGGCTAAGTGGTCTTCAAAGAGAAAAtacataaacaatatttttttaaaaaaataacgaaTCTTGAGTCAGAAATACACTTGAAATGAAGCACGTCTAATAAAAGAAACACTATTATCAATTTAATTAGACAACAGCTTCCTCTGACCAATCGACGTTCACTTGGCAAGCACAAACCCTTTctgaaaaaatgtgaaaaataaaaataaatccaaTAGGATAAAACTACAGTGTTATTAGGCATTTAAATTTGAAGCAATCAACCACTACATAGAAAACATAACTAATGTATGCTTTTAATTCATCCTGAAACCATGAATGCAATCATAAAGGAATTTTTCCAATACATATATCCCATTTTCTGTAccgaaaaataataaaatgatgttACTTAACATATTATAGggatacaaaagaaaaattagcATGCCATCCCAACTATATTGCAAACATATGGGACAACTGATGTTATTATGTTAAGTAAGAGATGTTCGATTATGTTGCCTAACTAATTAACTAACCCAGCAAAATACAACAACCCAAAAATAACATATCACCATACATCCATGTCCatgaaaattaagaaaacataaataaaacatatatcacAGCTCCGCAATGAAAACAATAATCAAACATGAACCAGTGAATTCCAAGTATTATACAATGCAAGTCAAACAACCCCAAAAACTTGGTAACTTAATGTAATGACATctgtttctcaaaaaaaaaaaattgtaatgacATCTTAGACATGCAAAGTGCACTTAGAAATAATGATTTCACATAAAATTTAGCTAacttttttgaaaccaaaattGATATCAAAAATAACGTCTAACAAATGTATATAACACCGCGCGGACGAACCACTAGTTTACAATATTTTGATGTCAAACGGGATGGTTCGTGTTTATAACTCATCTCATggtatagtttttattttgaatcgCAATGAGCCGGCCCGTTAGGACCGCCCTCCATATATTAATATCCACTCCGTCCTCTTAAATCCAACAGTTTCATGAGCCGGTCCGTGGGCTTACTAGTGAAATGAAATGTTCATGTTCATGTCTCAGCCACAACTTTTGAAATGTCCATGTTCTTTTTGACCTGTAATTTCAGTATTTTTACggtaaaatttgttattttctttattttagcaAAATAATGCCGTTTTAATTTCCGTTAAAAACTAAATATCGGTTTAGTGAAagttaaaattgattaaatttgtaCTTACTTAATTCGATCAACacaagtttatatatttttagattggTGAagagtttgtgtgtgtgttttttttaattgaagtGTGTCAGTTTGGTATTTTTTGACCATTTTCTCAtcttattagttttaatatagaatacgatttttttcttttgaaattgagttttgttttttcctGTTTTTGAAGATTAGAAGCACAACAGCTTAAACAAAGCTGCACAATCAAATGTGAATTCCACTGTATATCATAATAGGGTGACAATTCCATATTGGAAATAGTTAACTTTTGGGTCTCTATAGGTGTTTTGCAATTTATTAACACACCAAtaagtacataaaataaaaaaaattaagaacatcGAATCAACTTATA includes:
- the LOC106409783 gene encoding LOW QUALITY PROTEIN: MYB-like transcription factor EOBII (The sequence of the model RefSeq protein was modified relative to this genomic sequence to represent the inferred CDS: inserted 1 base in 1 codon); this translates as MLDWGVDQVHHRNHDLYQQQQQQQGCRKGPWTPEEDKLLVEYVTSNGEGRWSSVAKCAGLNRSGKSCRLRWVNYLRPGLKRGQITPQEEGIILELHSXWGNKWSTIARYLPGRTDNEIKNYWRTHYKKKEKSFSKQEKVKRSRKQLDLKPKPQQQPHQQNQSSHFVSEDHMNLDNEQNTFSYQTGVFSDQFHMPQVVAATSSDHSMMDEGNLWGSLWSLDDHDPHHFGGFSEQRTAANVSEKFNGCGIDAPFCGSWDYSYNGFNTGGYNY